A stretch of Dyella sp. BiH032 DNA encodes these proteins:
- a CDS encoding cytochrome P450 gives MDGVFISLHTCLDRQAAIAPDRELFSFIHGSGEKADRLTCAQLTARAKALAQALLDAGGKGQRILLLFTPGLDFVVAFYACLYAGAVAVPAYPPDPSNLQRTLPRLKAVVTDSTASLIVTSRQILAFKDYLSRLVPELAVPAWLDAEAEVGDTSADLAPSFPSPDDLALIQYTSGSTAAPKGVMVSHGNLMANMRMFQRAGRLTPDSRIFSWLPTYHDLGLMCGVMLPVGAGCTAQLASPLDFLKRPALWLDAIHRERITHTCAPNFALDLASRKAADAGAGWQLDCLQLCLVGAEPVRLASLERFATTFAPQGLRREVLLPGYGLAEAVVGVCSTPFAEGWHVVSADTEALARNRFEPVAQQASRSIPIVSSGVPCEGVRVAIVDPATRRECAAGDIGEIWIEGPHVAQGYWGMEQADESPFRGTMEGSESDTWLRSGDLGFIERGHIYVTGRIKDLIVARGANHYPQDIEHTVEQAHPSVRPGAVIAFAIEQTGEEALAVVAEIAPPAEETVVVDIVRAIQAQVLQVHGLAVASVALIKPRSIDKTSSGKLARRACKARFLGGHLDAYFQGSLPRAPARAEDTPTASAPTPAPTAMAAARAATVDEALRHLVSELTSVPIGDLAPHTRLAEIGMDSLLAAELASVLERRLDRELSVVDVMRSTTLAALQDAIDAAPRRSSEDGPPQAARLRHARPLEPLTLSAPLFVVGGLFGSVAYLLSLARALGTDRPCIAFQAAGIDATEPPLGSVEEMARRYIGELKAIQPTGPYHLAGHSFGGLVAFDMARQLTEQGDEVADLLLLDTTTVGGPGPSDMPADVMALYELAYVAHRFTGRAMPGGSVDALAGLDAQTQRTLLADELRGNAGNALAGDSLDALVRVHMASFDAMVAYEPRYYTGPVVLFRALGGFPRHAVHPARRLEHRFDERTMGWDRHCPRLSIVEVPGDHYAMVLAPHAQTLAEAMNARLRPTRYELTLTRLAGRPLAKGEGRAFAATHDSIVFHPEHDDFIEDPYPILRQLRAREPVYRMTDASTGASVWWLTRHADVSAALRDKRLLLDGRHLLGESTPSEKSGVVTIIFQLIRQRSGPAADFINQAMLFIDGEAHRRLRHLMNPLFDAASVRRWQASIDERTNYLARRLRDADQPDIMRDFALGLPRHVMFGMLGISVRDAEALDALAGDAFRIIEATAFAGDPTRAEKAIATVMDYLRAHVAERRRTPARDDLLGHLLDVRANGDRLSDEDLAANCSLLLLAGTEVLSYAIGNGVLALLRHPDQHERLRRQPELVDSAIEELLRYDGPMRTNIRVAAEDLTIGDRLVRRGEPVVLDLGAANRDPAMFPHPDRLDLARPIRQLTAFGQGVHYCLGAPLARLQMRSALLALCQLRFERVPGQLVWEKSSVVRRLQRFGVRFS, from the coding sequence ATGGACGGCGTTTTCATTTCCCTGCATACATGCCTGGACCGGCAGGCGGCCATAGCACCGGACCGAGAGCTGTTCAGCTTCATCCACGGCTCGGGGGAGAAGGCAGACCGACTGACCTGTGCGCAACTGACCGCGCGCGCAAAAGCGCTTGCGCAGGCGCTGCTCGATGCCGGCGGCAAAGGCCAGCGCATCCTGCTGCTGTTCACTCCCGGCCTGGATTTCGTCGTCGCCTTCTACGCCTGCCTGTACGCGGGCGCGGTCGCCGTCCCGGCCTATCCGCCCGACCCTTCGAACCTGCAGCGGACCTTGCCGCGCCTCAAAGCGGTGGTCACGGATTCGACCGCCAGCCTGATCGTCACGAGCCGGCAGATCCTGGCGTTCAAGGACTATCTCTCCCGCCTGGTGCCGGAGCTGGCCGTGCCGGCATGGCTGGATGCGGAAGCGGAAGTGGGCGATACGTCCGCTGACCTGGCTCCGTCATTCCCTTCGCCGGACGATCTGGCGCTGATCCAGTACACCTCCGGCTCCACGGCGGCGCCCAAAGGCGTGATGGTCAGCCATGGCAACCTGATGGCGAACATGCGCATGTTCCAGCGCGCCGGCCGGCTGACGCCGGATTCGAGAATCTTTTCCTGGCTGCCGACCTATCACGACCTGGGCCTGATGTGCGGCGTCATGTTGCCGGTCGGCGCTGGCTGCACGGCGCAGCTCGCCTCGCCCTTGGACTTCCTGAAACGGCCGGCGCTCTGGCTCGATGCCATCCACCGCGAACGCATCACGCATACCTGCGCGCCCAACTTCGCGCTCGACCTGGCCTCGCGCAAGGCTGCGGACGCGGGCGCCGGCTGGCAGCTCGACTGCCTGCAACTGTGTCTGGTCGGCGCCGAACCGGTCCGCCTCGCTTCGCTTGAACGGTTCGCCACCACCTTCGCGCCGCAGGGACTGCGTCGCGAAGTGCTGCTGCCCGGCTATGGCCTCGCGGAAGCGGTCGTGGGCGTTTGCTCGACCCCGTTTGCCGAGGGCTGGCACGTCGTTTCCGCCGACACCGAAGCGCTTGCGCGCAACCGCTTCGAGCCCGTGGCGCAGCAAGCATCGCGGTCCATCCCCATCGTCTCCAGCGGCGTGCCTTGCGAAGGCGTGCGCGTCGCCATCGTCGACCCGGCGACGCGCCGCGAATGCGCTGCCGGGGACATTGGCGAAATCTGGATCGAGGGGCCGCATGTCGCGCAAGGCTATTGGGGCATGGAGCAGGCGGACGAAAGCCCGTTCCGGGGCACCATGGAGGGTAGCGAAAGCGACACCTGGCTGCGCAGCGGCGACCTCGGTTTCATCGAGCGCGGGCACATCTACGTGACGGGGCGCATCAAGGACCTGATCGTCGCACGCGGCGCCAACCACTATCCGCAGGACATCGAACACACCGTCGAACAGGCCCACCCATCGGTACGGCCGGGCGCGGTGATCGCGTTCGCTATCGAGCAAACCGGCGAAGAAGCGCTGGCGGTCGTTGCGGAGATCGCGCCTCCTGCCGAGGAGACCGTGGTCGTGGATATCGTCCGCGCCATCCAGGCCCAGGTGCTGCAGGTGCATGGACTGGCCGTCGCTTCCGTCGCCCTGATCAAACCCCGCAGCATCGACAAGACATCGAGCGGCAAGCTTGCCCGGCGGGCCTGCAAGGCGCGCTTCCTCGGCGGCCACCTCGATGCTTATTTCCAGGGAAGCCTTCCGCGCGCACCGGCCCGCGCGGAGGACACCCCGACCGCATCGGCGCCAACACCCGCTCCTACGGCGATGGCAGCGGCAAGAGCGGCGACGGTGGATGAAGCGCTGCGCCACCTGGTCAGTGAACTGACCTCCGTACCGATTGGCGATCTCGCCCCGCATACCCGGCTGGCCGAGATCGGGATGGACTCCTTGCTGGCGGCCGAACTGGCCAGCGTTCTGGAACGTCGCCTGGATCGGGAACTGAGCGTGGTGGATGTGATGCGCTCGACCACGCTGGCCGCGCTGCAGGACGCCATCGACGCCGCGCCGCGCCGGTCGTCGGAAGACGGGCCGCCACAGGCGGCGCGACTGCGCCATGCCAGGCCGCTGGAGCCGCTGACGCTGTCAGCGCCGCTTTTCGTGGTCGGCGGGCTCTTCGGCAGCGTCGCCTATCTGCTCTCGCTGGCCCGCGCCCTCGGCACGGATCGGCCTTGCATCGCGTTCCAGGCTGCCGGGATAGACGCTACCGAGCCGCCCCTGGGTTCGGTCGAGGAAATGGCGCGGCGCTATATCGGCGAGTTGAAGGCGATCCAGCCGACCGGCCCCTACCATCTCGCCGGCCACTCGTTCGGCGGGCTGGTAGCCTTCGACATGGCCAGGCAGCTCACCGAGCAGGGCGACGAGGTCGCCGACTTGCTGCTGCTCGACACCACGACCGTCGGCGGCCCGGGGCCGTCCGATATGCCCGCCGATGTCATGGCGCTGTACGAGCTGGCCTATGTCGCGCACCGCTTCACCGGGCGCGCCATGCCAGGCGGATCGGTGGACGCGCTGGCCGGGCTGGATGCACAAACGCAGCGCACCCTGCTCGCGGACGAGCTGCGCGGAAACGCGGGGAATGCGCTCGCCGGCGATTCGCTCGACGCCCTGGTCCGCGTGCATATGGCGAGCTTCGACGCGATGGTGGCTTACGAGCCCCGGTATTACACGGGACCGGTCGTGCTGTTCCGCGCACTTGGCGGTTTTCCCAGGCACGCCGTCCATCCTGCGCGTCGCCTGGAGCATCGCTTCGACGAGCGAACCATGGGCTGGGACCGGCATTGTCCGCGTTTGTCGATCGTGGAGGTTCCCGGCGATCACTACGCCATGGTGCTTGCGCCCCACGCGCAGACCCTCGCCGAGGCGATGAACGCCCGCCTGCGTCCGACGCGCTATGAACTGACGCTCACCCGGCTGGCTGGCCGGCCCCTGGCGAAGGGCGAGGGACGTGCGTTCGCCGCCACGCACGACAGCATCGTGTTCCATCCCGAACACGACGATTTCATCGAAGACCCTTATCCCATCCTCCGGCAGCTGCGGGCTCGCGAGCCGGTCTACCGCATGACGGACGCATCCACCGGCGCGTCCGTGTGGTGGCTGACGCGCCATGCCGACGTCTCGGCCGCGCTGCGCGACAAGCGGCTTCTGCTGGATGGCCGCCATCTCCTGGGCGAAAGCACGCCTTCCGAGAAGAGCGGGGTGGTGACGATCATTTTCCAGCTCATCCGGCAGCGCTCCGGTCCTGCCGCGGACTTCATCAACCAGGCCATGCTTTTCATCGACGGCGAGGCGCACCGACGCCTGCGCCATCTGATGAATCCCTTGTTCGACGCGGCGTCGGTGCGGCGCTGGCAAGCTTCCATCGATGAGCGGACGAACTATCTCGCCCGGCGTCTGCGCGATGCCGACCAGCCGGACATCATGCGGGATTTCGCCCTGGGCCTGCCCAGGCACGTGATGTTCGGCATGCTGGGTATTTCCGTTCGCGACGCGGAAGCGCTGGACGCGCTGGCGGGCGATGCCTTCCGCATCATCGAGGCGACCGCATTCGCCGGCGACCCCACCCGGGCCGAAAAAGCCATCGCCACGGTCATGGACTACCTGCGCGCCCACGTCGCCGAACGCCGCCGCACGCCGGCACGCGACGATCTGCTGGGGCATCTGCTGGACGTGCGTGCGAATGGCGACCGCCTGTCGGACGAAGATCTCGCGGCGAACTGCTCGCTACTGCTGCTTGCGGGCACCGAAGTGCTGTCCTATGCGATCGGCAACGGCGTGCTCGCGCTGCTCAGGCATCCGGACCAGCACGAACGCTTGCGTCGCCAGCCCGAGCTGGTGGATTCGGCCATCGAGGAGCTGCTGCGGTACGACGGCCCCATGCGCACGAACATCCGCGTCGCGGCCGAAGATCTAACGATTGGCGACCGGCTCGTGCGCCGCGGCGAACCGGTCGTGCTCGACCTGGGTGCGGCCAATCGCGATCCGGCCATGTTTCCGCATCCCGACCGGCTCGATCTCGCGCGGCCGATCCGGCAGCTCACCGCATTCGGCCAGGGCGTGCATTACTGCCTGGGCGCGCCGCTGGCCAGGCTGCAGATGCGCAGCGCGCTACTGGCGCTGTGCCAGCTTCGCTTCGAACGAGTTCCCGGCCAGCTGGTCTGGGAAAAGAGCAGCGTCGTGCGCCGCCTGCAACGGTTCGGCGTCCGTTTCAGCTGA
- the ttcA gene encoding tRNA 2-thiocytidine(32) synthetase TtcA, whose translation MSVQPDAHRKQQYEAAKLAKRLRHQVGQAIADFNMIEEGDKVMVCLSGGKDSYTLLDVLLSLQAKAPVHFELIAVNLDQKQPGFPEHVLPDYLTARGVPFHIIEQDTYSTVTRVIPEGKTMCSLCSRLRRGALYTWAAANGITKIALGHHRDDILGTFFLNLFYQASLKAMPPKLRSDDGRHVVIRPLAYCKESDIAEYAGQRQFPIIPCNLCGSQENLQRKVVKRMLEDWEKQYPGRSETMFRALGSVAPSQLADRHLFDFASLGSREGAARADAHQWLAGAPADDEAALS comes from the coding sequence ATGTCCGTCCAGCCCGACGCCCATCGCAAGCAGCAGTACGAGGCCGCCAAGCTGGCCAAGCGCCTGCGTCACCAGGTCGGCCAGGCCATCGCCGACTTCAACATGATCGAAGAGGGCGACAAGGTGATGGTCTGCCTCTCCGGCGGCAAGGATTCGTACACGTTGCTGGACGTCCTGCTGTCCCTGCAGGCCAAGGCGCCGGTGCATTTCGAGCTGATCGCGGTGAACCTGGACCAGAAGCAGCCTGGCTTCCCGGAACACGTGCTGCCGGACTACCTCACCGCGCGCGGCGTGCCGTTCCACATCATCGAGCAGGACACCTACAGCACCGTCACGCGCGTGATTCCGGAAGGGAAGACCATGTGCAGCCTGTGCTCGCGCCTGCGGCGCGGCGCGCTGTACACCTGGGCGGCGGCCAACGGCATCACCAAGATCGCGCTAGGCCACCATCGCGACGACATCCTCGGCACGTTCTTCCTCAACCTGTTCTATCAGGCCAGCCTGAAGGCGATGCCGCCGAAGCTGCGCTCGGACGATGGACGCCACGTGGTGATTCGCCCGCTGGCGTACTGCAAGGAAAGCGACATCGCCGAATACGCCGGGCAGCGGCAGTTCCCGATCATCCCGTGCAACCTGTGCGGCTCGCAGGAGAACCTGCAGCGCAAGGTGGTCAAGCGCATGCTGGAGGATTGGGAAAAGCAGTATCCGGGCCGCAGCGAAACTATGTTCCGCGCGCTCGGTTCGGTGGCGCCTTCCCAGCTGGCCGACCGCCACCTGTTCGATTTCGCCTCGCTCGGCTCGCGCGAAGGCGCGGCCCGCGCGGACGCGCACCAATGGCTAGCCGGTGCGCCCGCCGATGACGAAGCCGCGCTCAGCTGA